In the genome of Hydrogenophaga sp. PBL-H3, the window ATCGGCCTGCAGCGCCGGGTCCACACGGATCGCGGCGAGCGCGGCGCGTTGCCAGTCGATCAGCGTGGCGGGCACGGCAGCGGCGTCGGGTGCATCGGCCCAGGCCAGCGCAAAGGTGAGGCCGCCGGCCTGGCAGCTGTGCATGTGCAGCACGGTGGGCGAACCACCCAGGGGCACCGAGCGTTCGGCGGTCTCGGGCTTGCACGGCATGAGCGCCTGCAGCGGCGTGCCCTCGGGGCGCCATTCGCGCCAGTTGAAAGTGGGGTTGCAGGCGGTCAGAGCCAAGGCTATCAGCGCGCCGATGAGCCCGCGTCGGCGCATCGCGTGGCGGTATGCATTTGATGACATGGGATGGGGTGGAGCACGCCACCGTGGGGACAGCGCAGTGCCGGCAGCGTCGCGCACAATGGCAAACATGAATGCTCTGGATGGTATCCGCATACTCGATTTGTCCCGCGTGCTCGCCGGCCCCTGGTGCACGCAGACGCTGGCCGATCTGGGCGCCGATGTGGTGAAGGTCGAACGCCCGCCCGGCGACAACCACCCTGGGGGTGACGACACGCGCGGCTGGGGTCCGCCCTTCCTGCGCGGACGCGATGGGGCGGACACGGCCGAGGCCGCCTATTACCTGGGTGCCAACCGCAACAAGCGCTCCATCACCTGCGACATCGCCACGCCCGCGGGCCAGGCGCTGATCCGCGAACTCGCGGCCAAGGCCGATGTGTTCGTGGAGAACTACAAGGTCGGCGACATGGCGCGCTATGGGCTTGACTTCGAGAGTCTGCGTGCCATCAACCCCAAGCTGGTGTACTGCTCCATCACCGGCTTCGGCCAGACAGGCCCGTACAAGGATCGCGCGGGCTACGACTTCGCCATCCAGGCCATGGGCGGCCTCATGAGCGTGACCGGCGAGCGCGACGACCTGGCCGGCGGTGGCCCGCAGAAAGTGGGCGTGGCCGTGGCCGATCTGTTCACCGGCCTGTACGCCACGGTGGCCATCCAGGCCGCGCTGCGCCACGCCGAGCGCACGGGCGAGGGCCAGCACATCGACATGGCCCTGCTCGACACGCAGGTGGCCATGCTGGCCAACCTGGGCGCCAACTACCTCGTGCGCGGTCGCGAAGACGGCAAGGTACCGGGCCGCGCAGGCAACGCCCATGCCAACATCGTTCCCTACCAGGTGTTCGAGGTGGCGCCCGATGCACAGGGCCAGGCGCAACACATCATCCTGGCGGTGGGCAACGACGGCCAGTTCGCCAAGTTCTGCGCCGTGGCGGGCCAGCCCGAGCTGGCGCTGGACCCAAGATATGCCCAGAACCAGAACCGCGTGCGCCACCGCGCCGAGCTGGTGCCACTGCTTGAAACCATCCTCAAGACCCGCAGCAAAGCCGACTGGCTCGCGGCGCTGGAAGCCGCCAAGGTGCCCTGCGGTCCGATCAACAACCTGGCCGAGGTGTTTGCCGACGAACACGTGGTGTCGCGTGGCATGGTGCAGCGCTGGTCGCACCCGCTGGCCGATCAGGTGGATCTGGTCGCCAGCCCGCTCAAACTGAGCGTCACCCCCGTGCGCAACGACCTTCCCCCACCGCTGCTCGGTCAGCACACCGCCGAGGTGCTGGGCGACTGGCTGGGCAGCACACCCGAGCAGCTGACCGAGCTGCAACGAAGCGGCGCGGTCTGAGCCGAACCACCATGGCCACCGCTGCGCCGAACCTGCCCACACCCGCCTCGTTGCGCGGCGCCGCCCAGGCCGCGGCCGCGCGCGGCGAGCCTCTGGTGGTCATGACCACGCTCAAAGGCTGCGTTTACTGCGAGTTGGTGCGCAACAACTACCTGGCGCCGATGCGCCGAGATGGCGAGCTGGTGGCGGTGCAGATCGACGTCCAGGACCGCCAGACCAACCTGCAGGGCTTTGCCGGCGACATGACCACGCCAGCCGATCAGGCCCGGGCCTGGAAGGCGCGCTTCACGCCCACGGTGATGTTCTTCGGCCCCGACGGCCAGGAACTCGCCGAGCGCCTGGTGGGTGTGGCCGTGCCCGACTTCTTCGGCGAGTACCTGAACGCGCGCCTGACCGAGGCGCGCAGTAAGCTCAAGAAAAACTGAAGATGCAACGACAGCCGGCGCTCACTTCAGTGCACCGAACACCTTTTGCAGAATGGCACTGCCGGTGCCCACCGGGTCCTGGCGAATCTTGCGCTCTTCCTCGCCGATGATGGTGTAGAGGCCGTCCAGCGACTTGCCGGTCACGTACTTCTGGATGTTGGCGTCTTCGGATTTGACGAGACCGATGCCTGCGGCCTTGCCCGCCACCTTGTTGTACTGGTTGGCCAGGCCCACCTTTTCGGTGGCCTTGGTCACCACCGGCAGGAACTTCTCGCCCAGGGGCGTGCGGGTTTTTTCGGCAAAAAAGCGGGTCACGGAGTCGTCGCCGCCCCCCAGGATGTTCTTGGCATCGGTCACGCTCATGGACTTCACCGCGCCGACCAGCAGGTCCTTGCCCATGGGCACGGCCGCTTCGGCCGCGCGGTTCATGCTGGTGACGAGTTCGTCGACCCGCTTGCCCTGGCCGGTCATTTTCAGCAGCTTGGACGCGTCTTCGAGAAATCCCGGCAAAGGAATCCGAACTTTCGGGTTGCCCAGGAATCCATCGGTCTTGCCCAGCAGCGCCACGGCCGCAAGAGCCCCCTTTTCCAGAGCCGCCTTGATGCCCTTGCTGGCGTCGCCTTCGGTGAGATCGCCCAACGACAAGGCTCGCGCCTGCTGATGGGCGGCCAGGATGAGAAGGCCGATGGCGGCGGTGGACTGGGTAAACTGGCGGCGCTGCATGCGGTGTCTCCTGAGATGCGGATGAACGAACGACGTGGGGCAATGTAGTCCCCGGGAAATGAAAACACAATGACCGAACTTGATCGACCTGGCCTCTTGCGCCGCCGCGGCATGGCCGTGGTGGCTGCGCTGGGCGCTGCCGCCGTGATGGGTCTGGCCGGCTGCGCCGGTGGCGAGGCCGCGCCCCAATCGACCTTCGTGCTGCTCGACGGCTCCAAGGCCACCACCGCCGACCTCAAAGGCAAGGTGACCTTGGTGAATTTCTGGGCCACCACCTGCGTGTCGTGCGTGAAGGAAATGCCGCAGATCGTCGCCACCTGGAACAAGTACCAGGGTCAGGGCTTCGACACCGTGGCCGTGGCCATGGAATACGACCCACCCAACTGGGTGCTCAATTTCGCGCAGAGCCGCCAGTTGCCGTTCAAGGTCGCGCTCGACAACACTGGCGAGATCGCCCAGCAATGGGGCGACGTCAAACTCACCCCCACCACCTACCTGGTGGACAAGCAGGGGCGCATCGTCAAACGGTTCGTGGGAGAGCCCGACTTCGCTGCCCTGCACCAGCTCATCGAAAAACTGCTGGCGCAAACCTGAGGCAATCCGTGCCCCACACAGCAAAAAGCCGGGACCCAGGTCCCGGCTTTTTGCATTCCGGCTCACACCAGATGGGACGTCACTCTTTGCGGAAAGCGTCGTGACAGGCCTTGCAGGTCTGACCTGCGGCGCCGAAGGCGGTCTTCACCGCGTCCAGATTGCCCGTCTTGGCGGCTGCGCTCAGTTTGGTCGTCTCGGCTTGCAGTTTGCCGGCGCTTTCCTTGAACTTGGCCTGCTCGGTCCAGATCGCAGGCAGTGCGCGGGTGTCGCCCTTATCGGTGCCGGGGCCAAAGCCCTCCCACGGCAGCTTGCTCATGGTCTCGACGATGGCGGCGCTCTCGGCCGCCACCTTGGCGTCGAACGGCGCACGCCCGCTGGCCATGGCACCCAGGCGGCCGAAATGGCTGGCCATCACCGTGAAGGTCGCCTTGCGGTACTTGATCGCATCTTCAGGTTTCTGGAACTGGGCGAAAGCCGGGGCGGACAGGCCGGTGATTGCAACGGCCATGGCCAACGGGGCAAGAAATTTCATGAACACTCCTGAGCGTGGTTGAATACTTGATACAAAAAACGTAGCACAACAGCTACCACCGCGTGAGTGTTCGACCCGGTATTAAGTTCCGCCGGAACTGTCTTGAAGTCTGCGGCTCCACTTCTCTTTGACTTTTCCACTGCCAACCATGCAAACCATTCGCGTCTGGGACCTGCCCACCCGCCTGTTCCACTGGCTGCTCGCGGCCGCCGTCGTGGGCCTTGTCATCACAGCCAACATCGGCGGCAACTGGATGAACTGGCACTTGCGCCTGGGCTATGCGGTGCTGGCCCTGCTGTTGTTCCGCGTGGTTTGGGGTTTTGTGGGCGGTCATTGGTCGCGCTTCGGCAGTTTCCTGTTTGCGCCATCCACGGTCGTTTCGTACTTGCGTGGAAAGACCCAGCCCGAACACAGGGTGGGTCACTCCCCCTTGGGTGCCCTGTCGGTGTTCGCCCTGCTGACGGTGCTGCTGGCCCAGGTGGGCACGGGGCTGATGAGCGACGACGAGATCGCCTTCTTCGGTCCCCTGGTGCGTTTCGTCTCCGGCGACACGGTGGCCCTGGCCACGGGTTACCACAAGAACGTCGGCAAGTTCATCGTGATCGGTCTGGTCGTCTTGCACGTCCTGGCCGTCTTCTTTTACAAGTGGGTGAAGAAGGACAACCTGATCCGTCCCATGGTGGTGGGCGACAAGCATGTGACCCGCGTCGCGAACGTTCCTGAAACCCGCGATTCGACCTCCACCCGCGCTCTGGCCCTGCTGGTGTTGGCCTTGTGTGGCGGCGCGGTGACGTGGCTGGTCCGGCAGGGCAATGCCTTCTGAAGTGCAGCGCCTGTCGTATAGTGAGCGCCCGGCCGATCTTTCGGCCCCGTCCGCATCTCCCTCGCATGAAACCCTCCGAGACTGCCAGCGTCACGCTCAGGTTGGCCCAGTTTCCCGCCGACCTGTCGACGGTCAGGTCGCTGTTCCTGGACTACCAGGCCGACATGGGCATCGATCTGTGTTTTCAGGGCTTTGACGCCGAGCTGGCCGGCCTGCCCGGTGAATACGCACCACCGAACGGCTCCGTTTTTCTGGCCAGTGTGGACGACGAGCCCGCCGGCTGCTGTGCCTTTCGCGCCCTCACCAACACCGACCACCTCGACGCATGCGAAATGAAACGCCTGTTCGTGCGCCGCGCGTTCCGGGGCTTCGGCCTTGGCCGCTTGCTGGTCGAGCGGGTCCTGGGCGACGCGCGGCTCGCCGGCTACACCACCATGCTGCTGGACACGCTCAGCGACATGGAAACGGCGCGCGCCCTCTACCAGGAATCGGGCTTTGTGGAGGTCGCACCCTACTACCACAACCCCATTCCCGGCGCCCACTACCTGAAGGTCGATCTCTGAATCCGTAGCCAGGGCAGACACCATGAAAAAAGCCGCCGGTGTTGCCACCGCCGGCTTTTTTTTTGAGTCAGCCTGCGATCAGACGCCGGCTTTGGCCTGGGCCAGCAGGGTGGCAGCGTCGCTCACTTCGAACTTGCCCGGACCTTCGACGTTCAGCGCCTTGACCACGCCGTCCTTGATCAACATCGAGTAGCGGTTGCTGCGCAGACCCATGCCGCGGCCGGTCAGGTCCAGCGTCAGACCGGTGGCCTTGGCAAAGTCGGCGCTGCCATCGGCCAGCATGCGCACCTTGTCGCCGGTCTTCTGATCGCGCGCCCAGGCACCCATCACGAAGGCGTCGTTCACACTCAGGCACCAGATCTCGTCCACGCCGGCAGCCTTGAAGTCAGCCGCGTGCTCGACAAAACCGGGCACGTGTTTGGCAGAGCAGGTCGGTGTGAACGCGCCGGGCAACGCGAACACAGCGATCGTCTTTCCGGCTGCTGCTTTTTGGGCATCCACGGCGTTGGGCCCGATGCTGCAACCGTTGCCTTCAACCTCGCTGTACTCCATCAACGTTGCTGCGGGGATCTTTTCGCCAACCTGAATCATGCTGTGCTCCTCGTGGATTTGGGCCCTTGGGCCTTAGTGTGAGGGCTCAGGAATCGAGCCCGGAAAAAGAAAAAGCGACCGGCATTGTCGGTCGCTTTTCAGTTCGGCGCTGCAGGCAGCGCGAATCGCGCTTAAACCAGCTCGGCTTTTTGGACCAGGCGGGTGGCGACCCAGTTTTTCGTCTTCGACAGCGGGCGGCTCTCGGTGATCTCGATCGTATCGCCGGTCTTGTACTCGCCCTTTTCGTCATGGGCGTGGTACTTGCTCGACTTCGCCACGATCTTGTCGTAGAGCTCGTGCTTCACACGGCGCTCGACCAGAACCGTCACGGTCTTTGCGCGCTTGTCACTGACGACCTTGCCGATCAAGGTGCGCTTGAGGGATGTTTTAGCTTCCGTCATGGTCACTCCTTATTTGGCAGAAGCCGCGTTGCGCTGCTTCTCGGCAAGAATGGTCTTGGCACGAGCGATGGCGCGGCGGGTGTCGCCCAGCACGGCGTTGTTGTTGAGTTGTTGCGTGGCTTTTTGCATGCGCAGACCGAAGTGGGCCTTTTGCAGCGATTTCACTTCGGCTTCGAGGCCGGCCACATCCTTTTGGCGCAGTTCAGCAGTTTTCATCTTGTGTTCTCCTGAATCACTGACCCAACAAGCGCGTCACGAACGTGGTGCGCAGGGGAAGTTTGGCGGCGGCCAGCTGGAACGCCTCACGGGCCAGCTGTTCCGGCACGCCGACGATCTCGTACAGCACCTTGCCGGGCTGGATCTCGGCCACGTAGTACTCCACCGAACCCTTGCCGTTGCCCATGCGGACTTCGGCAGGTTTCTGGGAGATCGGCTTGTCCGGGAACACGCGGATCCAGATGCGGCCGCCACGTTTGACGTGACGGGAAATCGCGCGACGCGCGGCTTCGATCTGGCGGGCCGTCAGGCGACCGCGGTCGGTGGACTTCAGACCGAAGTCACCAAACGCGACGGTGGCGCCGCTGGTGGCGACACCGGTATTGCGGCCTTTTTGTTCCTTGCGGAATTTGCGGCGAGCAGGTTGCAACATGGTTATTCTCCTTTGCCGTCCGCAGCTGCAGATGCGGGCGCGGCGTCTTTGCGAACGCGCTTAACGGCGGGTTTGGTTTCGGTTCCGGTCGTGGCTTCGGCAGGCTTGTCGCTGCCATCGGCCGGAGCAGCGTTCGCACCGGGGCGACGAACCGCAGCGCGAGCAGGAGGACCTGCAGGACGCTCACGGCGCGGACCACGTGGGCGGCGCTCTTCTTCAACACGGGGCTCGGCGGCCACGGGCGCATCGTTGCGGCCCAGGGTGTCGCCCTTGTAGACCCAGACCTTGACACCAATGATGCCGTAGGTGGTCTTGGCTTCGGACGTACCGTAGTCGATGTCTGCACGCAGGGTGTGAAGTGGCACGCGACCTTCGCGGTACCACTCGCAACGGGCGATCTCGATGCCGTTCAGGCGACCCGACGACATGATCTTGATGCCCTGTGCGCCCAGGCGCATCGCGTTCTGCATGGCGCGCTTCATGGCGCGGCGGAACATGATGCGTTTTTCGAGCTGTTGCGTGATGCTGTCGGCGATCAGCTTGGCATCGATCTCGGGCTTGCGCACTTCTTCGATGTTGACCGCAACCGGCACGCCCAGCTTGGCGGCCAGTTCTTTCTTCAGCTTCTCGATGTCTTCGCCCTTCTTGCCGATCACCACGCCCGGACGTGCCGAGTAAATGGTGATGCGGGCGTTCTTGGCAGG includes:
- a CDS encoding CaiB/BaiF CoA transferase family protein: MNALDGIRILDLSRVLAGPWCTQTLADLGADVVKVERPPGDNHPGGDDTRGWGPPFLRGRDGADTAEAAYYLGANRNKRSITCDIATPAGQALIRELAAKADVFVENYKVGDMARYGLDFESLRAINPKLVYCSITGFGQTGPYKDRAGYDFAIQAMGGLMSVTGERDDLAGGGPQKVGVAVADLFTGLYATVAIQAALRHAERTGEGQHIDMALLDTQVAMLANLGANYLVRGREDGKVPGRAGNAHANIVPYQVFEVAPDAQGQAQHIILAVGNDGQFAKFCAVAGQPELALDPRYAQNQNRVRHRAELVPLLETILKTRSKADWLAALEAAKVPCGPINNLAEVFADEHVVSRGMVQRWSHPLADQVDLVASPLKLSVTPVRNDLPPPLLGQHTAEVLGDWLGSTPEQLTELQRSGAV
- a CDS encoding thioredoxin fold domain-containing protein, translating into MATAAPNLPTPASLRGAAQAAAARGEPLVVMTTLKGCVYCELVRNNYLAPMRRDGELVAVQIDVQDRQTNLQGFAGDMTTPADQARAWKARFTPTVMFFGPDGQELAERLVGVAVPDFFGEYLNARLTEARSKLKKN
- a CDS encoding DUF4197 domain-containing protein — translated: MQRRQFTQSTAAIGLLILAAHQQARALSLGDLTEGDASKGIKAALEKGALAAVALLGKTDGFLGNPKVRIPLPGFLEDASKLLKMTGQGKRVDELVTSMNRAAEAAVPMGKDLLVGAVKSMSVTDAKNILGGGDDSVTRFFAEKTRTPLGEKFLPVVTKATEKVGLANQYNKVAGKAAGIGLVKSEDANIQKYVTGKSLDGLYTIIGEEERKIRQDPVGTGSAILQKVFGALK
- a CDS encoding TlpA family protein disulfide reductase, with the protein product MTELDRPGLLRRRGMAVVAALGAAAVMGLAGCAGGEAAPQSTFVLLDGSKATTADLKGKVTLVNFWATTCVSCVKEMPQIVATWNKYQGQGFDTVAVAMEYDPPNWVLNFAQSRQLPFKVALDNTGEIAQQWGDVKLTPTTYLVDKQGRIVKRFVGEPDFAALHQLIEKLLAQT
- a CDS encoding c-type cytochrome — protein: MKFLAPLAMAVAITGLSAPAFAQFQKPEDAIKYRKATFTVMASHFGRLGAMASGRAPFDAKVAAESAAIVETMSKLPWEGFGPGTDKGDTRALPAIWTEQAKFKESAGKLQAETTKLSAAAKTGNLDAVKTAFGAAGQTCKACHDAFRKE
- a CDS encoding cytochrome b/b6 domain-containing protein; amino-acid sequence: MQTIRVWDLPTRLFHWLLAAAVVGLVITANIGGNWMNWHLRLGYAVLALLLFRVVWGFVGGHWSRFGSFLFAPSTVVSYLRGKTQPEHRVGHSPLGALSVFALLTVLLAQVGTGLMSDDEIAFFGPLVRFVSGDTVALATGYHKNVGKFIVIGLVVLHVLAVFFYKWVKKDNLIRPMVVGDKHVTRVANVPETRDSTSTRALALLVLALCGGAVTWLVRQGNAF
- a CDS encoding GNAT family N-acetyltransferase, encoding MKPSETASVTLRLAQFPADLSTVRSLFLDYQADMGIDLCFQGFDAELAGLPGEYAPPNGSVFLASVDDEPAGCCAFRALTNTDHLDACEMKRLFVRRAFRGFGLGRLLVERVLGDARLAGYTTMLLDTLSDMETARALYQESGFVEVAPYYHNPIPGAHYLKVDL
- a CDS encoding peroxiredoxin, encoding MIQVGEKIPAATLMEYSEVEGNGCSIGPNAVDAQKAAAGKTIAVFALPGAFTPTCSAKHVPGFVEHAADFKAAGVDEIWCLSVNDAFVMGAWARDQKTGDKVRMLADGSADFAKATGLTLDLTGRGMGLRSNRYSMLIKDGVVKALNVEGPGKFEVSDAATLLAQAKAGV
- the rpsQ gene encoding 30S ribosomal protein S17, coding for MTEAKTSLKRTLIGKVVSDKRAKTVTVLVERRVKHELYDKIVAKSSKYHAHDEKGEYKTGDTIEITESRPLSKTKNWVATRLVQKAELV
- the rpmC gene encoding 50S ribosomal protein L29, translating into MKTAELRQKDVAGLEAEVKSLQKAHFGLRMQKATQQLNNNAVLGDTRRAIARAKTILAEKQRNAASAK
- the rplP gene encoding 50S ribosomal protein L16, whose product is MLQPARRKFRKEQKGRNTGVATSGATVAFGDFGLKSTDRGRLTARQIEAARRAISRHVKRGGRIWIRVFPDKPISQKPAEVRMGNGKGSVEYYVAEIQPGKVLYEIVGVPEQLAREAFQLAAAKLPLRTTFVTRLLGQ
- the rpsC gene encoding 30S ribosomal protein S3 encodes the protein MGQKINPTGFRLAVSRNWASRWYASNRDFAGMLAEDIKVREYLKGKLKNAAVSRVVIERPAKNARITIYSARPGVVIGKKGEDIEKLKKELAAKLGVPVAVNIEEVRKPEIDAKLIADSITQQLEKRIMFRRAMKRAMQNAMRLGAQGIKIMSSGRLNGIEIARCEWYREGRVPLHTLRADIDYGTSEAKTTYGIIGVKVWVYKGDTLGRNDAPVAAEPRVEEERRPRGPRRERPAGPPARAAVRRPGANAAPADGSDKPAEATTGTETKPAVKRVRKDAAPASAAADGKGE